A DNA window from Staphylococcus warneri contains the following coding sequences:
- the groES gene encoding co-chaperone GroES, whose product MLKPLGNRVIIERKEQEQTTKSGIVLTDSAKEKSNEGIVKAVGKGRLLDDGSRVAPEVKEGDTIVFQQYAGTEVKRGDETYIVLNEDDILAIIEA is encoded by the coding sequence ATGCTTAAACCATTAGGAAATCGTGTGATTATTGAAAGAAAAGAACAAGAACAAACAACTAAAAGTGGTATCGTATTAACAGATAGTGCTAAAGAAAAATCAAATGAAGGCATCGTTAAAGCAGTTGGAAAAGGTCGCTTATTAGACGATGGTTCTAGAGTTGCTCCTGAAGTAAAAGAAGGGGATACAATTGTATTCCAACAATATGCAGGAACAGAAGTTAAACGTGGCGATGAAACATACATCGTATTAAATGAAGACGACATTTTAGCAATTATTGAAGCATAA
- the groL gene encoding chaperonin GroEL (60 kDa chaperone family; promotes refolding of misfolded polypeptides especially under stressful conditions; forms two stacked rings of heptamers to form a barrel-shaped 14mer; ends can be capped by GroES; misfolded proteins enter the barrel where they are refolded when GroES binds): MAKDLKFSEDARQAMLRGVDKLANAVKVTIGPKGRNVVLDKEYTAPLITNDGVTIAKEIELEDPYENMGAKLVQEVANKTNEIAGDGTTTATVLAQAMIQEGLKNVTSGANPVGLRQGIDKAVQVAVEALHEISQKVENKNEIAQVGAISAADEEIGKYISEAMEKVGNDGVITIEESSGFNTELEVVEGMQFDRGYQSPYMVTDSDKMIAELERPYILVTDKKISSFQDILPLLEQVVQSNRPILIVADEVEGDALTNIVLNRMRGTFTAVAVKAPGFGDRRKAMLEDLAILTGSQVITDDLGLELKDASIDMLGSANKVEVTKDNTTVVDGDGDENNIDARVSQIKAQIEETDSDFDREKLQERLAKLAGGVAVIKVGAASETELKERKLRIEDALNSTRAAVEEGIVAGGGTALVNIYKKVSEIDATGDVETGVNIVLKALQAPVRQIAENAGLEGSIIVERLKNADAGIGFNAATNEWVNMLEEGIVDPTKVTRSALQHAASVAAMFLTTEAVVATIPEKDQSDQAGMGGGMPGMM, encoded by the coding sequence ATGGCTAAAGATTTAAAATTCTCAGAAGACGCACGTCAAGCAATGTTACGTGGTGTAGATAAATTGGCAAATGCTGTGAAAGTGACAATTGGACCAAAAGGACGCAATGTTGTATTAGATAAAGAATATACAGCACCATTAATTACAAATGATGGTGTTACAATTGCGAAAGAAATTGAATTAGAAGATCCGTATGAAAATATGGGTGCCAAATTAGTTCAAGAAGTAGCTAACAAAACAAATGAAATTGCTGGTGATGGTACTACAACTGCAACAGTATTAGCACAAGCAATGATTCAAGAAGGTCTAAAAAACGTAACTAGTGGTGCAAACCCTGTAGGTTTAAGACAAGGTATTGATAAAGCAGTTCAAGTAGCAGTTGAAGCTTTACATGAAATTTCTCAAAAAGTAGAAAATAAAAATGAAATTGCTCAAGTAGGTGCCATTTCTGCAGCAGATGAAGAAATTGGTAAATATATTTCAGAAGCTATGGAAAAAGTGGGTAATGATGGTGTTATTACTATAGAAGAATCTAGTGGCTTTAATACTGAATTGGAAGTTGTAGAAGGTATGCAATTTGATAGAGGTTACCAGTCACCATATATGGTCACTGACTCAGATAAAATGATTGCGGAGTTAGAACGCCCATATATTTTAGTTACTGATAAGAAAATTTCTTCTTTCCAAGATATTTTACCTTTATTAGAACAAGTGGTTCAATCTAATCGTCCAATTTTAATTGTAGCAGATGAAGTAGAAGGCGATGCATTAACTAATATTGTATTAAACCGTATGAGAGGTACCTTTACAGCAGTAGCAGTTAAAGCACCAGGATTTGGTGATCGTCGTAAAGCAATGTTAGAAGACTTAGCAATTTTAACAGGTTCACAAGTCATTACAGATGATTTAGGATTAGAATTAAAAGATGCTTCAATTGATATGTTAGGTAGCGCTAATAAAGTTGAAGTAACTAAAGATAATACGACTGTCGTTGATGGAGACGGTGATGAAAATAATATCGATGCAAGAGTTAGCCAAATCAAAGCACAAATTGAAGAAACTGATTCTGACTTCGATAGAGAAAAATTACAAGAACGTCTTGCTAAATTAGCCGGTGGTGTGGCAGTCATCAAAGTAGGTGCTGCTAGTGAAACTGAATTAAAAGAACGCAAATTACGCATTGAAGATGCTTTAAACTCAACTAGAGCAGCTGTTGAAGAAGGTATCGTTGCTGGTGGTGGAACAGCGTTAGTAAATATTTATAAAAAAGTAAGCGAAATTGATGCAACTGGCGATGTTGAAACAGGCGTTAATATTGTCTTAAAAGCATTGCAAGCACCGGTTAGACAAATTGCAGAAAATGCGGGCTTAGAAGGTTCCATTATTGTAGAACGTCTTAAAAATGCAGATGCAGGCATTGGATTCAATGCAGCAACAAATGAATGGGTTAATATGCTAGAAGAAGGTATTGTAGACCCTACCAAAGTAACACGTTCAGCATTACAACATGCAGCAAGTGTAGCAGCAATGTTCTTGACAACTGAAGCTGTAGTAGCAACAATTCCAGAAAAAGATCAATCAGATCAAGCTGGAATGGGTGGCGGCATGCCTGGTATGATGTAA